TGAAGGTCGTGGGCCTGACCGCTCTGCACGACGGCGGTCGAGGAGTGCAGGACGTGGACCTCACGCTGCGCCGCGGCGAATTCGTGGTCGTCACCGGCCGCATCGGAAGCGGCAAGACGACGTTGCTGCGCGCCCTGCTCGGCCTTTTGCCCGCGACGGGCGACGTCTACTGGAACGGACGCCTCGTGGAGGACCGGGCGTCCTTCTTCGTGCCGCCCAGAAGCGCGTACACGTCGCAAGTGCCGCAACTCTTCTCGGATCCGCTGCGCGACAACGTCTTGATGGGCGAGGGAGAGGAGCGGCTCGAGCGCGCGCTCGACCTTAGCGTCCTGCGGCGTGACATCGGCTCGCTCGAACGCGGCCTCGACACGCTCGTCGGCGCGCGCGGCGTGAAGCTCAGCGGCGGGCAGATCAGCCGTTCGGCCGCCGCGCGCATGTTCGCCAGAAGCGCAGAACTGCTGGTCTTCGACGACCTCTCCAGCGCCCTCGACGCCGAGACGGAACGGCAACTGTGGGACGGCGTGTTCGAGCATCTCGGCGTGACCTGCCTCGTCGTGTCGCATCGACGCGCGGCGCTTTTGCGTGCCGATCACATCGTCGTTTTGAAAGACGGACGCGTGGAGGCGCGAGGCAAGCTCGGCGAATTGCTGGAGCGTAGCGAGGAGATGCGGGCCTTGTGGGCCGAAGAGGAGGCCTAGACGGTCGGGCGCCCCTGAGAAAGCTGACGCGATTTTCAAGAGCGCGTCAGCTTCTTTCTTTACACTGAGGTCGTTCGACGTGAAGCGATCCGCTTTTACGGGCGACGTCACGCGTAAAGTAGGAACAACGAAATGATGAAGACCCTGTCCAAAATCCTCCTGACCCTCGCGGCGCTCGTGACGCTCGCGAGCGGCGCGTCGGCCATCACGGTGCGCGTGCTCGACCGCGACTTGCAGGGCTTGTTCGCGCTGGGTGACAGCGAGGGCAACAAGATCGTCTTGCGCGTCGCCCAAGACGCGAGCGGCCCTGTCACGATCCTCCTGATCGACGACGAGAACGTCACGAGCCTCACGGGCACGTTGCGCGACAACCAGATCATCCTCGACAATCCGCGCGGGCAGACTCTCGCCCGCTATCTCGCCGGGCGCGGCTTGACCATGACGTTCGAGCGCGTCAACAACAAGAACCGCTCGTTCTCGCTCCCCGGCCTCAACGAAACCAAACGCTGAGCTTCCACGGAGGTTGAATGCTTCCCCAAATCCTGATCGTCGAAGATGACCCGCATCTCGGTCCGCTGTTGCGCGAGTACCTCAGCGCCGACTATCAAGTGCACCACGCCCCGACCCTCAAGGACGCGCAAGGATGGCTCGGCACGCATTCCGCGCAGCTGATCTTGCTCGACCTCAACTTGCCTGACGGCGACGGTCTCGACCTCGTGCAGTCCTTGCGGCAGTTTTCCAGCACGCCCGTCTTGATCCTCTCGGCGCGTTCCGCCGTCGGAGAGCGCGTCGCGGGCCTCAACGCGGGCGCCGACGACTACCTTACGAAGCCCTTCGCGATGCCCGAACTCGACGCGCGCATCGGCGCGTTGCTGCGGCGCACGGCGGCGGGCGGCGGAGTCTCCCTCGGCAACACGAGCTTGTCGACTTCGTCCTTGACGCTCAGCGTCGATGATCACGAAACGATCCTCACCGAGCACGAGGCGCGCATCCTGGAGCTCATGATGCGGACGCCCGACCGTGTGTTTTCGCGGGGCGACATCGAATCTCACCTGTACGGCTGGGACACGCCGAACTCCAACTCCGTCGAAGTTCGCATTTCGCAACTTCGCAAGAAGCTTTCGCAAGTCGGCTCGGAGCTTCGCATTCGCACCATTCGCAACGTCGGCTACGTGCTGCAGTCCTGATTCGCCATGACGCTGCGGTTTCGCCTCGCCCTCGTCTACTCGCTCGTCGCGCTCGTGCTGCTCGCCGTTTTGGCCGGCACGGGCACGTTCTTGTTGACGAGCGAAGTGGAAAAGCAGTTCGTTTCGCGCCTCGAAGATCAAGCGGAGTACGTGCGCAACCTCTTCACGGGAGACGCGCCGCTCGGCATCGAGCGACCGTCTGGCGGCGCGCTCGTGTACTTGTTCGGACAAAACGGCTTCATCTCGGCTTCGCAAAACCTCGGCTCGTTTCAGCCGGTGATTCGAGAAGGACAGCAAGTGCTCGACAACGGCACGAGCGTGTACGGCATCGTCCGCCCGGTGCTCGGTGACGTGCGGGTGTGGGTCGCGTTGCCGTACGAACCGGTGCTCAGCATCCAACGCAGCGCGTGGCAGTTTTTGCTGCTCGGGTTGCTGGTCGCTCCCGTCTTGATGCTCCTCATCGGTTGGCTGGTCGGTCGGTATTACCTGCGGGGGCTCGCGAGCGCCGCGCGTGTCGCCGAGCGCCTCGATCCTTCTGCCGGAAGCATTCCGCTACCAAGCCGCCAAGACGAGGTGTACCGCCTCCTGGAAGCGATCAACCGCTTGTTGGGCCGTATTTCGACGCAGCAGCAGCGCGAGAAGGCGCTGCTCGGCCAGATCGTGCACGAGCTCGGCGCGCCCTTGACGGTCTTGCGCGCGAGCCTTGCACGGGCGAGCTTGTCCACGGAAAGCGAGGAAGTGCGGCGCGCCGCGCTCGTCGCCGAGGAATTGTCGTTCACGACGCAAGACCTCATGCAACTTGCGCGCGGCCAGATGGACATCACCCTCGCTTTGCACTTCCTGCCCGCCGCGAACTTGCGCGATCGTCTCGACCGCCTCGTGCCGAGCGTTCGCTACGAAGGCGATTGGAGCATCATGGTGCTGTGCGACCCCGACCGTCTCGTGCAGGCGCTGCGCAATCTGCTTGCCAACGCTCGTCGAGCGGCGGGTCGAAGCGGCCGAGTGGAGCTTCGCCTTCTGGAAACTCCGACGGAGCTGCGCTTTATCGTGCGTGACGACGGCCCCGGACTGCCCGCCGAACTCGGCGAGCGGATCTTCGAGCCGTTCGTGTCCGGAAGCGGCTCGTCGGGCCTCGGCTTGTCGGTGTCGCGGCAAATCGCAGAATTGCACGGCGGAACGCTGACGGGCGGCAACCACGCCGGGGGCGGCGCGGAGTTCTTGCTGATCTTGCCGAGCGCGACGGTCGGTGACGAGGACGACGCCGACGATGACTTGGACGACTTCAGCGCTTCTCGCGACGCCGTCGCCGAGTCGAAATTTTCGGCGTGAGCTTCGATTCGGAATGCTAGCCTGAACGCATGGCCCAGTCGTGGAATGCCGTCGTCCTCGGTGGGGGAGACCCGCTCGACCCGCTCGCCCAAGCGCACGGAGTTCCCGTCAAAGCCTTGCTCGATCTTGGCGGCGAGCCGATGGGACGCATCGTCTTGCGCACCTTGCGCGAAAGTGGCCGAGTGTCGCGCGTGGCGTACGTCGGCCCTTTGCACGGTGACATGACCGAGTTCGTGGACCTCAACTTGCCCGACTCGGGAACCCTGCTCGGCAACTTAGAGGCGGGCGTGCGCGCCCTCGGAGAGCAGGCGATGGTGCTCGTCGTGACGGGCGACGTCCCTCTCATGACGCCGCAAATGCTGCGCGACGTCCTCGACGGCGCTCCAAGCGCGTCGCTGGTCTATCCCGTCGTACCGAAAGACGCGTGCGAAGCGGCGTTTCCAGGCGTGAAACGCACGTATGCCCGCTTGAAGGACGGGACGTTCACGGGCGGCAACGTCTTCCTGCTCGATCCTAAGCTCATCGAGGCGTTCTTGCCGAAGCTGCGTCAACTGCTGGCGCTTCGCAAGAAGCCGTTCGCACTCGCGCGCCTCATCGGCGTGGACGTCCTGTTTCGCCTTTTGATCGGAACGCTGTCGATTGCTCAACTCGAATCGCGGGTGTCGAAGATCTTGGGAGTTCCCGCCCGCGCGCTCGTGACGCGACACGCGGCGATCGGCACGGACGTGGACAAGGAAGAAGACGTGACGCTCGCTCGGCGCTACTTACAGACACGCTGATCGAAGAGAAAAAGAGAAGGGACCGAGGTTGATTCCTCGGTCCCTTCTTTGTTGCGCTGAATCAGCGGCGGTCGCGGGCGCGGTAGTTGCTGCGGCGTTCGCCGTTGTCGCTGCGGCTGTCGCTGCGCGGGCGGTACTCGCCGCGCGGGCGGGAGCCGCCGTCGCCACCACCGTCGCGGGAGCCGCCGCGTCGCTCACCGTAGCCGCCTCGGCCACCTTGGTAGCCGCGTCCACCGTCGCGGCTGCGTCCGTCACGCTCGGCGACTTCGAAGAGTTCAGGCAGTTCGTCGGCGATCGTAACTTGCACTTCGCCGTCGAGCGGGGAACGCTCGAGAAGCTTCGCGACGTTCTCGGCGGGCACGTCGGCGACCGCGCCGCCACGCCACAAACGGATCTTGCCGAGCGAGCGCGAATCCACGCCGAGGTTTTGCGCGAGCAGGGCGACGGCGCGCGGCACGCTCATGCGCTCGGCGTGCAGCAAGACGGTCGTCATGCCTTCCTCGCCCGAAAGCAACGAGGCGCTTTGTGCTTGCGTCGTGACGCCCGCGATCTTGGCGAGGGCGCGCGCGAGCGCTTCGACGCCAAGGTCGTTCAAGAGGCTCTCGGCTTGCTCGCGGAAGCTCTCGGCGAGGTCCGTTTCGATGTGCCGTACGGCGTCGGCGGCGGTGCGGGCGGACGCTTCACGCACTTCCTTGGGCGTCGGGACGGAACGCGGCTGGAAGCGCACGCCCGTCGCGTGCTCGAGGTTGCGCAATTCGCGTCCTTCACGGTCGCCGTACAGCACGATGGCCGTGCCTTCGCGGCCCGCACGGCCCGTACGACCGCTGCGGTGCACGTAGGCTTCCGTGTCGTTCGGCATGTGGTATTGCACCACGAGGTCGACTTCGGCGATGTCGAGGCCGCGGGCGGCGACGTCCGTCGCGACGAGGACGCGCACTCGACCCGAGCGGAAGGCGCCCAGGGCGCGTTCACGCTGGCTTTGCGCGAGGTCGCCGTGCAAGCCTTCGGCTTCGATGCCGCGGTGGATGAGCTCCAAGGCGAGCTCGTCCGCTTCCCGCTTCGTACGCGTGAAGACGATGGCGCGCTCGGGGTTGTAGACGGTCAGCAAATCGGCGAGCACACGAGTGCGCGTGCGACCGACTTTCACGGCGAGGTGCGTGACGGTCTGCGCGGTTTGCGAAGCGCGTTCCCCCACGAGGTCGACCGTGATCGGGTTGTGAAGGTACTGCGCGGCGAGACGCTCGACCCCGGCGGGCAGCGTCGCCGAGAAGAACAGCGTTTGACGTTCTTGCGGCGTGGCGCTCAGGATCGATTCGATGGCGTCCGCGAAGCCGACGCTCAGCATCTCGTCGGCCTCGTCAAGAACGGCGAACTGCACGTTCTCCAGGCGCAAGTTGCCACGTTCGAGGTGGTCGATGACGCGGCCCGGCGTGCCGACGACGATGTCGACACCACGCGCGAGCGCGTTTTCCTGCGGGCTGTAGGCGGCGCCGCCGTAGACGGTCACGATCTTGAGGTGACGCGCGGTCTGCTCGAATTCACCGGCGACTTGCTTGGCGAGTTCCCGGGTGGGGGCGAGCACGATGGCGCGCGGCCCGCGTCCACGCGTGGCGTCTTCTTGAAGTTTCACGGCGATCGGCAGCACGAAGGCCAGGGTCTTGCCCGTGCCCGTGCGCGCGCGGCCGATGAGGTCGCGTCCCGCGAAGGTGTGAGGCAAGCTTTGTTCTTGGATGGGAGAAGCTTCCGTGATGCCGCGCGAGGCAAGCAGTTCCGCCAAGGTCGGCGGAATGAGTTCGTTGAATTGCATTTGTGTCCTTTCCGGGAGAGCAATCTGACCGATGCTTCGCGCGTTCGTATGGTCGTTCCGCGAAGATGCCTGGAGCTTGCAAAGAGTTCAGGCGCGAGCAGTCGGCAATCCCGGTCAGGACGGCCCTCCGTGCGGCCGTGACGGCCAAGAGAAAAGTATACAGCATTCGGCGACGTATTGTCGCCGTTTGCATGAGAGCCAGGAGGCTCAGCAGCCGGAGTTCTGCAAGTTGGTTCGAGCCCACGTGTCGATCGCGTCGATCACGCCTTGCAACTCTCGTCCGGCGTCGGTGAGGGCGTAGTGGGTGCGCGGCGGCATGACCGAGGTGACGGTTTTGCGGATGAGGCCGAGCTCTTCGAGGTGGTCGAGGCGCTGGGCCAGCGTGGCGGGGTTGCATCCGCCGACGGAGCGCGACAACTCGTTGAAGCCCTTGTCGCCCGCGAGCAGGGAGCGGATGATGTGCATCACCCACTTTTCCTGCAAGATGCCGATCGCGCGGTGAACGGGGCAGAACGAGCCGTGCGCCGCTTCGGACTTCACGGCTTCGATCTTGCCTGACTCGACCTTGATCGAGTCGTTCTTCACGGGCGTCGTCATGCAATCAGTATACACTCCTTCGCATGAGGAAGTGATGCGAAAGTCGTAGCACTTGACAAAATATAGTGCTTCGAATAGTATGACTGGCATGACGACCGTTACCTCCCGCGTGCTCGATACCCGTGAAGCCATCGAAACCCGCCGCTCGATTCGCAAGTTCGTCCAAGAACCTCTCAATCAAGACGACTTGCGCGAGATCCTGCGCCTCACCAGCCTCGCGCCGAGCGCAAACAACGTGCAGACGTGGCGCTTCGCCGTCGTGCAGAACAAGGACCTGCAAGAAAAGCTGCAGGAAGCGGCGTACAACCAAGGACAGGTCTCCAACGCGCCGGCCGTCATCGTGTTGTACAGCGACATGGAAGACGTCCTCTCGAACGTGCACGACATCTTCCACCCCGGCATGGGCGAAGAGCAGATCAAGGAGCGGGCCGAGCGTTTCCGCGCCAGCTTCGAAGGACAAAGCGTCGAGGAGCGTGGCGCGTGGGCCAACGCCCAAGCCAATATCGCTCTCGGCTACCTGCTGATCGCCGCGCGAAGCCTCGGCTACGATACCGTCCCGATGCTCGGATTCGATCCGCAAAAGGTTCGCGACCTCCTCGGTCTTCCCGCGCACGCTCACATCACGGCGATGGTCCCCGTGGGCAAGCGCGCCGAGGAAGGCTTCCCTCACCACCGCCACGGCCTCGATCGCCTCGTGCGCTGGTACTGATCTTCACCGATCTTGGTGCCGCTCCTTCGGGAGCGGTTTTTTTGTGGCGTACGACGCCCAAGGGGACGATTCACCCTGCGGACGCCGTGCGCCGCTCCTACACTGAGGCATGACCTTTCCCGACTTGCAAAGCTTCGTGCGCCTGCTGGAGCAACGGGGTGAACTCGTTCGCGTTTCCATTCCCGTGGACCGCGACCTCGAAATCACCGAGATCGCCGACCGCATGGTGAAGCGCGGTGGTCCCGCCCTACTCTTCGAGAACGTGAAGGGCAGCGACTTTCCGCTCGCCATCGGCCTGCTGGGAACGCGCGAGCGCATGGCGCTGGCGCTCGGCGTGAACGATCTTGACGATCTCGCGGCAAAAGTTCGCCGTCTTATGGACCTCAAGATGGGAGGTGGGCTCGGCGGGCTCTTGTCCAACGTGCCGAAACTTCGAGAAGTGGCCAGCCTTCCGCCGAAACGCGTTCGAAAAGCGGCCGTACAGGAAGTCGTGTGGCGTGGCGACGAAGTCGACTTGTCGAAGATTCCCGTGCTGAAGTGCTGGCCGCTCGACGGCGGTCCCTTCGTCACGTTGCCGCTCGTCATCACCAAAGACCCCGTGACGGGCGAGAAGAACATGGGCATGTACCGCATGCAGGTCATGGGACCGCGCGAGACGGGCATGCACTGGCAACGTCACAAGACGGGCGCTCGGCATTTGGAGAACGCCGCCAAGCTTGGCCAGAAGCTCGAAGTCGCCGTGGCGCTCGGGGGCGATCCCGCCCTCATCTACGCGGCGACGGCGCCGTTGCCGCCCGTGCCGGGCCTCAACGAGTACGCTCTGGCCGGGTACTTGCGCGGACAGCGTTACCCGGTCGCGCGAGGCGTGACGGTCGACTTGGAAGTGCCCGCCAACGCCGAATTCGTCCTCGAAGGCTACGTCGATCCCGGCGAAGAGTGGAAGCCCGAAGGGCCGTTCGGCGATCACACCGGCTTCTACACCCTCGAAGATCTCTATCCACGCTTTCACGTCACGGCCGTGACGATGCGTCGCAACGCCATCTACCCGGCGACGATCGTCGGTCGCCCGCCGATGGAGGACGCTTACCTCATCGAGGCGTCCGAGCGCCTCTTCCTTCCGGCGGCTCAGCTCATCTTGCCCGAGATCGTCGATTACCACATGCCTCCGGCAGGCGTCGCGCACAACCTCGTCGTCGTGTCCATCAAGAAGCACTTCCCCGGGCAAGCGTACAAAGTCGCCAACGGCTTGCTTGGCCTCGGCCAGATGATGTTCGCGAAGGTCATCGTCGTGGTGGACGAGGACGTGAAGGTGACGGACTTCGAAAGGGTGTGGCGCGAAGTGGCGCGCAAGGCCGTCCCCGAACGTGACACCCTCCTGACCCGCGGTCCGACCGACGTGCTCGATCACTCCAGCCGCTCGTGGAGTTTCG
This window of the Deinococcus yavapaiensis KR-236 genome carries:
- a CDS encoding winged helix-turn-helix transcriptional regulator, which codes for MTTPVKNDSIKVESGKIEAVKSEAAHGSFCPVHRAIGILQEKWVMHIIRSLLAGDKGFNELSRSVGGCNPATLAQRLDHLEELGLIRKTVTSVMPPRTHYALTDAGRELQGVIDAIDTWARTNLQNSGC
- a CDS encoding DEAD/DEAH box helicase; amino-acid sequence: MQFNELIPPTLAELLASRGITEASPIQEQSLPHTFAGRDLIGRARTGTGKTLAFVLPIAVKLQEDATRGRGPRAIVLAPTRELAKQVAGEFEQTARHLKIVTVYGGAAYSPQENALARGVDIVVGTPGRVIDHLERGNLRLENVQFAVLDEADEMLSVGFADAIESILSATPQERQTLFFSATLPAGVERLAAQYLHNPITVDLVGERASQTAQTVTHLAVKVGRTRTRVLADLLTVYNPERAIVFTRTKREADELALELIHRGIEAEGLHGDLAQSQRERALGAFRSGRVRVLVATDVAARGLDIAEVDLVVQYHMPNDTEAYVHRSGRTGRAGREGTAIVLYGDREGRELRNLEHATGVRFQPRSVPTPKEVREASARTAADAVRHIETDLAESFREQAESLLNDLGVEALARALAKIAGVTTQAQSASLLSGEEGMTTVLLHAERMSVPRAVALLAQNLGVDSRSLGKIRLWRGGAVADVPAENVAKLLERSPLDGEVQVTIADELPELFEVAERDGRSRDGGRGYQGGRGGYGERRGGSRDGGGDGGSRPRGEYRPRSDSRSDNGERRSNYRARDRR
- a CDS encoding response regulator transcription factor encodes the protein MLPQILIVEDDPHLGPLLREYLSADYQVHHAPTLKDAQGWLGTHSAQLILLDLNLPDGDGLDLVQSLRQFSSTPVLILSARSAVGERVAGLNAGADDYLTKPFAMPELDARIGALLRRTAAGGGVSLGNTSLSTSSLTLSVDDHETILTEHEARILELMMRTPDRVFSRGDIESHLYGWDTPNSNSVEVRISQLRKKLSQVGSELRIRTIRNVGYVLQS
- a CDS encoding nitroreductase family protein — encoded protein: MTTVTSRVLDTREAIETRRSIRKFVQEPLNQDDLREILRLTSLAPSANNVQTWRFAVVQNKDLQEKLQEAAYNQGQVSNAPAVIVLYSDMEDVLSNVHDIFHPGMGEEQIKERAERFRASFEGQSVEERGAWANAQANIALGYLLIAARSLGYDTVPMLGFDPQKVRDLLGLPAHAHITAMVPVGKRAEEGFPHHRHGLDRLVRWY
- a CDS encoding menaquinone biosynthesis decarboxylase, which codes for MTFPDLQSFVRLLEQRGELVRVSIPVDRDLEITEIADRMVKRGGPALLFENVKGSDFPLAIGLLGTRERMALALGVNDLDDLAAKVRRLMDLKMGGGLGGLLSNVPKLREVASLPPKRVRKAAVQEVVWRGDEVDLSKIPVLKCWPLDGGPFVTLPLVITKDPVTGEKNMGMYRMQVMGPRETGMHWQRHKTGARHLENAAKLGQKLEVAVALGGDPALIYAATAPLPPVPGLNEYALAGYLRGQRYPVARGVTVDLEVPANAEFVLEGYVDPGEEWKPEGPFGDHTGFYTLEDLYPRFHVTAVTMRRNAIYPATIVGRPPMEDAYLIEASERLFLPAAQLILPEIVDYHMPPAGVAHNLVVVSIKKHFPGQAYKVANGLLGLGQMMFAKVIVVVDEDVKVTDFERVWREVARKAVPERDTLLTRGPTDVLDHSSRSWSFGGKLVIDATTKLPEERGEAVTSREGASFEKGEDVFGAASSTDLPLADGVIAQRQTTDGYWIAAVRKTRPHQTAVIGEKFARSNVASGIRHLLLVDDATDVNDMQDVWWTIFNNIDPERDVRVVNGVLIWDGTRKLREEGFMREWPEKIVMDSAVVAKVDARWHLYGLPEKLEKSVHGASDEALTEPSQVGVLTS
- a CDS encoding nucleotidyltransferase family protein: MAQSWNAVVLGGGDPLDPLAQAHGVPVKALLDLGGEPMGRIVLRTLRESGRVSRVAYVGPLHGDMTEFVDLNLPDSGTLLGNLEAGVRALGEQAMVLVVTGDVPLMTPQMLRDVLDGAPSASLVYPVVPKDACEAAFPGVKRTYARLKDGTFTGGNVFLLDPKLIEAFLPKLRQLLALRKKPFALARLIGVDVLFRLLIGTLSIAQLESRVSKILGVPARALVTRHAAIGTDVDKEEDVTLARRYLQTR
- a CDS encoding sensor histidine kinase translates to MTLRFRLALVYSLVALVLLAVLAGTGTFLLTSEVEKQFVSRLEDQAEYVRNLFTGDAPLGIERPSGGALVYLFGQNGFISASQNLGSFQPVIREGQQVLDNGTSVYGIVRPVLGDVRVWVALPYEPVLSIQRSAWQFLLLGLLVAPVLMLLIGWLVGRYYLRGLASAARVAERLDPSAGSIPLPSRQDEVYRLLEAINRLLGRISTQQQREKALLGQIVHELGAPLTVLRASLARASLSTESEEVRRAALVAEELSFTTQDLMQLARGQMDITLALHFLPAANLRDRLDRLVPSVRYEGDWSIMVLCDPDRLVQALRNLLANARRAAGRSGRVELRLLETPTELRFIVRDDGPGLPAELGERIFEPFVSGSGSSGLGLSVSRQIAELHGGTLTGGNHAGGGAEFLLILPSATVGDEDDADDDLDDFSASRDAVAESKFSA